The following are from one region of the Biomphalaria glabrata chromosome 4, xgBioGlab47.1, whole genome shotgun sequence genome:
- the LOC106054039 gene encoding ubiquitin-like protein 4A codes for MHLTVKILNGEECTLAASPSSLVSDVKEQVEALMSIPVADQKLLFKGKALQDTKPLRDYGVEDSGKIILVVKKSVYKPTNTSSPLSPQILHPAQPEQPVWEKLRVFLQRHFRERDVEAVLQEFKKEFERNISSLSLDDIERLAITKLQQV; via the exons GCTTCTCCCAGCAGTCTTGTTAGTGATGTTAAAGAACAAGTAGAGGCCTTGATGTCTATTCCTGTGGCAGATCAAAAGCTACTATTTAAAGGGAAAGCTTTGCAAG ATACTAAACCTCTTCGAGATTATGGAGTTGAAGATAGCGGCAAAATAATACTTGTAGTGAAAAAATCAGTTTACAAACCAACAAATACGTCCAGCCCCCTATCTCCACAAATATTGCACCCTGCTCAACCTGAACAACCAGTATGGGAAAAGCTGCGAGTTTTTCTACAACGACATTTTCGAGAACGTGATGTGGAAGCTGTTTTGCAAGAATTTAAAAAG gaatttgaaagaaatatcTCCAGTTTAAGCTTGGATGATATAGAAAGATTAGCTATAACCAAACTACAACAAGTATGA